The following proteins come from a genomic window of Geomonas sp. RF6:
- a CDS encoding glycosyltransferase, translating to MDIAFIIPAKNEEKRISVCLAAIEGLNRDGHNITVVVVDNGSSDNTVEIAQRFHAQVFVQVGSTIAQMRNHGAGRVAGDVVVFVDADVVVAKDFLVRALPHLEREEIGIVTGRIDIPGDSTWVQKAWEQTRRKNRTVGYVQWASSMNMVMKKELFHEIGGFSESLVTCEDVDLCRKVTLHGKKILYDDELVVTHLGEARDLYALYLKEKWRGRSLASITVSRTSLRQFFSVVQFYLFSFALALNLYIAVSAGPVPLSVTLPVVLMLPLYRSARAVCRGAEVRFFGPLIIVWMVYYVARSASLWHGHFQKMFTPRGGTS from the coding sequence ATGGATATCGCGTTTATAATACCAGCTAAGAACGAGGAAAAGAGGATCTCCGTTTGCCTTGCCGCCATCGAAGGCCTGAACAGGGATGGCCATAACATAACTGTTGTGGTGGTTGACAACGGCTCGTCAGACAACACGGTGGAAATAGCGCAGAGATTCCATGCTCAGGTCTTCGTGCAGGTGGGCTCCACCATCGCACAGATGAGGAATCACGGAGCCGGCCGGGTCGCGGGAGATGTCGTAGTCTTTGTTGACGCAGATGTCGTCGTTGCGAAAGACTTTCTGGTCCGGGCCCTGCCGCATCTCGAAAGGGAGGAAATCGGTATCGTCACGGGGCGCATCGACATCCCCGGTGACAGTACGTGGGTGCAGAAGGCCTGGGAACAGACCAGGAGAAAGAACAGGACGGTTGGCTACGTACAGTGGGCCTCGTCGATGAACATGGTAATGAAGAAGGAGCTTTTCCATGAGATAGGGGGGTTCTCCGAATCCCTGGTGACCTGCGAGGACGTGGATCTTTGCAGGAAGGTGACGTTGCATGGCAAGAAGATCCTTTATGATGACGAACTCGTAGTAACTCATCTGGGTGAAGCCAGGGATCTCTATGCACTGTACCTGAAGGAGAAGTGGAGGGGCAGAAGCCTCGCAAGCATCACGGTCTCGAGGACGTCGTTGCGCCAGTTTTTCAGTGTCGTTCAGTTCTATCTCTTTTCTTTTGCACTGGCTTTGAACCTTTACATTGCGGTATCTGCCGGACCTGTCCCCCTATCAGTGACACTTCCCGTGGTTCTCATGCTTCCTCTCTACAGAAGTGCACGAGCCGTGTGCCGCGGGGCAGAAGTCAGATTCTTCGGCCCCCTTATCATCGTCTGGATGGTTTATTACGTGGCCAGAAGTGCATCTCTGTGGCACGGGCATTTCCAGAAAATGTTCACTCCCCGGGGAGGGACATCATGA
- a CDS encoding phenylacetate--CoA ligase family protein, whose protein sequence is MKIHKYLYLAGVWLRNRKIFDCYRSLKESEKYDLKTLQEMQLARLQDLLVHAYGRSRFYKNKFDSCGFHPSHIRSLQDVEKIPCSTKEEVLANCAAIQIMDCGERLFYSETSGSTGRPLVFYRNQEWDAWHNASVFRGYSWHQVEPWERSGYLWGYNIAPAKRLKMRLLDSLQNRFRLFSYKDEDVEEFSRKLRHARFLEGYSSMVYEVAKKVNANARHGYNLQMVKGTSEKILEVYQREAQRAFGRRLVSEYGSAEGGIIAFECPGRNMHINMETSLVEVIEEEIVVTNLVSRSFPIIRYKLGDYVRVDRETKCSCGMAHQIITEVTGRVGALIHGKKHTYPSLTLYYVFKNLAGRNLVYNYQVVQDTKGKVVAYLEKKLEPAETSLIQGEFRKYFSDDLEVVIQDDCQRSDFSGKRKDFISTV, encoded by the coding sequence GTGAAGATCCACAAGTACCTTTACCTCGCGGGGGTCTGGCTGCGCAACAGGAAGATCTTCGACTGCTACAGGTCTTTGAAGGAGAGTGAGAAGTACGACCTGAAGACACTCCAGGAAATGCAGCTTGCCAGACTGCAGGATCTTCTTGTCCACGCGTATGGGAGGTCTCGCTTCTACAAAAATAAGTTTGATAGTTGCGGCTTCCATCCCTCCCACATCAGGAGCCTCCAGGACGTGGAAAAGATCCCGTGCAGCACGAAAGAGGAGGTGCTGGCAAATTGCGCGGCGATTCAAATAATGGACTGCGGCGAGAGGCTCTTTTACTCGGAAACGTCCGGAAGCACCGGAAGACCTCTGGTATTCTACCGCAACCAGGAATGGGATGCGTGGCACAACGCCTCGGTGTTCAGGGGATACTCCTGGCATCAGGTTGAGCCGTGGGAGCGGAGTGGTTACCTGTGGGGCTACAATATCGCACCCGCGAAGCGTCTGAAGATGAGGCTGCTGGATTCCCTGCAGAACCGGTTCCGGCTCTTTTCCTACAAGGATGAAGATGTGGAAGAGTTTTCCAGGAAATTGCGCCATGCCCGTTTTCTGGAGGGCTACTCCTCGATGGTCTATGAAGTGGCGAAAAAGGTCAATGCGAATGCCCGTCACGGCTATAACCTGCAGATGGTAAAGGGCACCTCGGAGAAGATACTGGAGGTATACCAGCGCGAGGCGCAGAGAGCGTTCGGTAGGAGGCTCGTCAGCGAGTACGGTTCTGCAGAAGGCGGGATCATCGCCTTTGAGTGTCCCGGTCGCAACATGCATATAAATATGGAGACATCGCTCGTAGAGGTCATAGAGGAGGAGATAGTGGTGACAAACCTCGTCTCCAGATCCTTTCCCATCATCCGCTACAAGCTGGGAGACTATGTGAGGGTAGACAGGGAGACGAAATGCTCATGTGGAATGGCGCATCAAATCATTACCGAAGTAACCGGAAGGGTAGGTGCCCTGATACACGGGAAGAAGCACACATATCCCAGTTTGACGCTTTACTATGTTTTCAAGAATCTGGCAGGAAGGAATCTGGTCTACAACTATCAGGTGGTGCAGGACACGAAAGGAAAGGTTGTTGCTTATCTGGAAAAGAAGCTTGAACCGGCCGAGACCTCCCTGATCCAGGGGGAGTTCCGCAAGTACTTCTCCGACGACCTGGAGGTGGTGATACAGGATGACTGTCAGCGAAGCGATTTCAGCGGCAAGAGAAAAGATTTCATATCGACCGTCTAG
- a CDS encoding CapA family protein translates to MPGDDRDLSFTAVGDLMLGDSAKCVGFGVRSATSRSGFGYLFQKICNFLEGDIVFANLECVVGDHDFCRWSFRKAQMRGAPGAVTALREAGITVLNVANNHAMQHGEVGFRATCRAIEEAGLHVVGLRGTGRYLCHPLVLDLRGKKVGILGYGCTTENYCRNTPLYAQGHPPQIIADTAMLSEECDKVVVSLHWGDEFVSGPSAEIVDLGRKVIDAGACLVVGHHPHVLQEAEAYRDGIILYSLGNFVSDMLWDDPLRKGIIVTCDVGATTQIRKTVLVETCDDYSVAPLAVAEHYPVSHCSRVPAEYESYVERLRLRNRNLSHLHVAKNFHRYNPAILAQIAFQSLRSALHLQDASPGRRSVRHYPHP, encoded by the coding sequence ATGCCCGGTGACGATCGCGATCTATCTTTTACCGCTGTAGGGGACCTCATGCTCGGGGACTCCGCGAAGTGCGTAGGGTTCGGCGTCAGGTCAGCCACCTCGAGATCCGGTTTTGGCTACCTGTTCCAGAAGATCTGCAACTTTCTCGAGGGTGACATAGTCTTTGCCAACCTGGAATGTGTGGTCGGCGACCACGACTTCTGTCGCTGGAGTTTCAGGAAAGCGCAGATGAGGGGAGCTCCGGGAGCAGTAACAGCACTCCGCGAAGCAGGAATCACCGTGCTCAATGTCGCCAACAATCACGCAATGCAGCACGGGGAGGTCGGCTTCAGGGCTACCTGTCGGGCCATAGAAGAGGCAGGGCTCCATGTCGTGGGACTGCGCGGCACAGGAAGGTACCTGTGCCACCCCCTGGTCCTTGATCTACGCGGGAAAAAAGTCGGCATCCTGGGGTATGGATGTACCACGGAGAACTACTGCAGAAACACCCCTCTGTACGCCCAGGGACACCCCCCCCAGATCATCGCTGACACCGCAATGTTGAGCGAGGAGTGCGACAAGGTCGTGGTCAGCCTCCACTGGGGGGACGAGTTTGTTTCGGGGCCTTCCGCGGAGATTGTCGACCTCGGGAGAAAGGTGATAGATGCCGGCGCTTGCCTTGTAGTAGGACATCACCCGCACGTACTGCAAGAAGCGGAGGCTTACCGCGACGGGATAATCCTCTACAGCCTGGGAAACTTTGTATCGGACATGCTGTGGGATGATCCGTTGCGGAAGGGGATAATTGTCACCTGCGATGTAGGTGCCACGACGCAAATCCGCAAAACCGTGCTTGTGGAGACCTGCGACGACTACAGCGTCGCCCCGCTGGCAGTTGCGGAGCACTACCCGGTTTCCCACTGCTCACGCGTTCCGGCAGAGTATGAGTCATATGTGGAGAGACTGCGCCTGCGGAACAGAAACCTTTCCCACCTCCATGTGGCGAAGAACTTCCACCGGTACAACCCCGCAATCCTGGCGCAGATAGCCTTTCAATCCCTGCGGAGCGCGCTGCATCTCCAGGACGCCAGTCCCGGGCGTCGATCCGTGCGCCACTATCCTCATCCCTGA
- a CDS encoding glycosyltransferase, whose amino-acid sequence MQKNKLLFVTFYYPPAGGVALPGSQRAVKFVRYLEKQSVWVLTVETSCYPPFVSRDFDREVPVKGEKIAFARSYDLFQVLLALRRALRRALGRGRGKVEAQGMAAAGGSEALPRHPRSLAQKVKDFVYDLCHYPDGASGWILPALRAGRSIVRKEKIDLVLASGMPWSALVVAWLLHKVTGVSFAVDFRDPWIGNPFHESKGVLLDALGRYLERRIVHDAALVSANTEPLRDEFLARYPEQPRSKFVVLSNGYDPEDFRTLQPDAETAAESGPDRLVLAHAGFLYGRRDPSPLLEALERLIASDRCQPGEFLFLQIGTVQLDYDFHERYRSLMERGVMRDLGPFPFAECLRELQRSDVLVLIQPNTRTQVPSKLYDYLCLNRPILTITPHDGALGRMVTQHRFGDLFDQTDVAGIADRLLELLEQKKIAGTLRADYHERDFYNVQRIAAVLDDHLIEAARS is encoded by the coding sequence ATGCAGAAAAACAAGCTGCTGTTCGTCACCTTTTACTATCCGCCGGCAGGAGGCGTGGCTCTGCCAGGCTCGCAGCGGGCGGTCAAGTTCGTGCGGTACCTTGAGAAGCAGTCGGTATGGGTGCTGACAGTGGAAACCTCCTGCTATCCCCCCTTCGTCTCCCGCGACTTCGACCGCGAGGTGCCGGTCAAGGGTGAGAAGATCGCATTCGCGCGCTCCTACGACCTGTTCCAGGTGCTTCTCGCCCTGAGGCGTGCGCTCCGACGCGCTCTCGGAAGAGGGAGAGGAAAGGTGGAGGCGCAGGGGATGGCCGCGGCGGGGGGATCTGAGGCCCTTCCGCGGCACCCCCGCTCCCTGGCGCAAAAGGTCAAGGACTTCGTCTACGACCTTTGTCACTATCCTGACGGAGCGAGCGGCTGGATCCTGCCTGCGCTGCGAGCCGGCCGCAGCATTGTCAGAAAAGAGAAGATCGACCTCGTGTTAGCCAGCGGAATGCCATGGTCAGCGCTGGTGGTGGCCTGGCTTCTGCACAAGGTGACCGGCGTCAGCTTCGCCGTGGATTTTCGGGACCCCTGGATCGGCAACCCCTTCCACGAAAGCAAGGGGGTCCTCCTGGATGCTCTCGGAAGGTATCTGGAGAGGCGCATCGTGCACGATGCGGCGCTTGTCTCGGCGAATACGGAGCCTCTGCGGGACGAATTTCTGGCCCGGTATCCGGAGCAGCCCCGTTCCAAGTTCGTGGTGCTCAGCAACGGCTACGACCCGGAAGACTTCCGGACTTTGCAGCCGGATGCCGAAACGGCAGCTGAATCGGGTCCAGACCGCCTGGTCCTGGCGCACGCCGGTTTCTTGTATGGCAGGCGGGATCCCTCCCCCCTTCTCGAGGCGCTGGAGCGACTGATTGCTTCTGACAGGTGCCAGCCGGGGGAGTTCCTCTTTCTGCAGATCGGGACCGTGCAGCTGGATTACGATTTTCACGAGCGCTACCGCAGTCTGATGGAGCGGGGCGTGATGAGGGATCTCGGCCCCTTCCCCTTCGCCGAATGCCTGAGGGAACTGCAGCGCTCGGATGTCCTGGTGCTGATTCAGCCAAACACCAGGACGCAGGTACCGTCCAAGCTCTACGACTACCTGTGCCTGAACAGGCCTATCCTCACCATTACCCCTCACGACGGCGCGCTGGGAAGAATGGTCACTCAGCACCGGTTCGGGGACCTCTTCGACCAGACGGACGTGGCGGGGATCGCAGACCGGCTGCTGGAGTTGCTGGAGCAAAAGAAGATCGCCGGCACACTGCGCGCTGACTACCATGAGCGTGACTTCTACAACGTCCAGCGCATTGCAGCCGTCCTCGACGACCACCTGATCGAGGCAGCACGATCATAG
- a CDS encoding O-antigen ligase family protein, translating into MSISSILYLAFFLAGAVATMWYSPFYGILLYMMEYLVNPPQRWWYSELPHLRYSFLVMCLVVISYLGNMKKFTHNRVLSLPQVKWLAGLVVLVVISYLWAVDPEVHHKFATRYLKVLMFVILAYKVTDTPEKMEALLATYLVGTSYLALLIWQTGRTGGGRLEGIGCADGSDANGTAALLATAVPLFVFYLLFIKSRPLQFVCLVGLAFNLNALILLNSRGSFLAVTFTIAFFSWRVLREKGLIGQKAKIVVGVVGVAALFLYLADDVFWTRMSTLKEVQGASEKETHSRVDFWLMTPKMLGDHPLGGGARTYHTLSPYYLPKEWLTNGKRAVHSTWFEVLSDYGYQGLCCFIGYVASVFVLARKTRQRLSAAGATYHTFQATALESSWLSLLIALSFINGFYGELMYWLPFFIAAFANIHLSRPATVALAPQSSLG; encoded by the coding sequence ATGTCCATATCCTCCATTCTGTATCTTGCCTTCTTCCTCGCCGGAGCCGTGGCTACCATGTGGTACTCGCCCTTTTACGGCATCCTCCTGTATATGATGGAATACCTTGTCAATCCCCCTCAACGGTGGTGGTATTCGGAGCTACCGCATCTCCGCTACTCTTTTCTGGTAATGTGCCTCGTGGTGATCAGCTACCTTGGAAACATGAAGAAGTTCACTCACAATCGAGTCCTTTCGCTGCCACAGGTGAAGTGGCTGGCGGGGCTCGTGGTACTGGTGGTGATCAGTTATCTCTGGGCCGTAGATCCGGAGGTGCACCACAAGTTTGCGACACGGTACCTGAAGGTCCTGATGTTCGTCATCCTTGCCTACAAGGTGACCGACACACCGGAGAAAATGGAGGCACTCCTGGCAACATACCTGGTAGGCACGAGCTACCTCGCCCTCCTGATCTGGCAGACCGGACGGACCGGAGGGGGGAGGCTGGAAGGGATAGGGTGCGCCGACGGGAGCGATGCTAACGGCACCGCCGCGCTCCTTGCCACAGCGGTCCCCCTTTTCGTCTTCTATCTGCTGTTTATAAAAAGCAGGCCGCTGCAATTCGTATGTCTGGTGGGCCTTGCCTTCAACCTCAACGCTCTGATCCTTCTCAACAGCCGCGGGTCCTTTCTCGCCGTTACCTTTACCATCGCTTTCTTCTCCTGGAGGGTTCTGCGCGAGAAGGGGCTGATAGGGCAGAAGGCGAAAATCGTCGTGGGGGTCGTAGGCGTTGCGGCACTCTTTCTCTATCTCGCCGACGACGTCTTCTGGACCAGGATGTCTACCCTGAAGGAGGTGCAGGGCGCATCCGAGAAGGAGACCCACAGCAGGGTGGACTTCTGGCTCATGACGCCGAAGATGCTGGGTGATCACCCCCTCGGTGGCGGAGCCAGAACCTACCACACGCTGAGCCCTTACTACCTCCCGAAGGAGTGGCTGACTAACGGGAAGAGGGCCGTTCACTCAACATGGTTCGAGGTGCTCTCCGACTATGGCTACCAAGGCTTGTGCTGCTTCATCGGCTACGTCGCTTCCGTCTTCGTGCTGGCGCGAAAGACACGACAGCGGCTCTCGGCTGCTGGAGCCACCTACCATACCTTCCAGGCAACGGCACTGGAATCCTCGTGGCTTTCGCTGTTGATTGCCCTCTCCTTTATCAACGGGTTCTACGGTGAGCTTATGTACTGGCTTCCTTTCTTCATTGCAGCATTCGCCAACATCCATCTGTCCAGACCGGCGACTGTCGCGTTGGCCCCGCAGTCCTCCCTCGGATAA
- a CDS encoding Ig-like domain-containing protein, with protein sequence MTKFLRSTFTVVAGLALLFASTEGKAATWQETLDSKFDIVDTFDELQDWTPGGQWYSGAGCATCPSNSSLPKKIDGSKSIWQLWNTKGLSFQFTPGSGTFAIGDVVTGGTSGATATVRRVWNLDGKSYIQITYDNTARGTSKFVAGERISSGSKTGTNLQWPLMIGNHGAAYTWRGTGKSLVLDIGDNDNLKATDPTMAGLGVQRLGTYFGDGTNGKSGYKKVYVFFMMKVSPTFFNKCLDPGTTCVAGGYDATKVIKAFDLCSGFTGVSEWGTAADRALVDASWAYRVPEYGMNYSLFNFIGGGLSNPQNLFYGEHNRVATGTAPNYTVANIVNNRPLRSGTTLDINSYISTGDWYGVELAADIGTKGNNDGSTDFWIYDKNGVEKGHFSVTGQNHLMYFDHFYNKITLGGNRLSGHGLTGGLDSRWWIDDFIINGSRIGTTYFQLLSAQGNADGTAPTASISAPAGGSTVTGTTTVSIGASDNVGVSKVELYVNGVLQGSDTAAPYAVSWNTANVANSTYTLTAKAYDAAGNIGQSAPVSVTVKNVVGDTTAPTASISAPTANATVSGTTPVSMTASDNVAVSKVELYVNGALYGMDGTAPYSMSWNSASYPDGAYTLTAKAYDAAGNVGTSSAVSVNVKNTVTATKYSLTASAGTGGTITPAGTTSVTSGASQTYTITPATGYKISAVKVDGALVGTASSYTFSNVTANHTIAASFTSTTATTVFAVNCGGSQYTSTGSVSYSTDTRYTGGAASTTTSTITGTTDQTLYKSERWGTSFGYNIPLPNGTYSVTLRFAEFAYSTVGSRVFNVAIGGSTVISNLDIYSKVGKNAAYDVTLPVTVTNGTMNIQLSGKVGNAKINAIQVRRV encoded by the coding sequence ATGACGAAGTTTCTGAGATCGACGTTTACTGTTGTAGCAGGGCTGGCCTTGCTCTTTGCCAGCACGGAGGGGAAGGCGGCCACATGGCAAGAGACCCTGGACTCCAAGTTCGACATCGTTGACACATTCGACGAACTGCAGGATTGGACACCTGGTGGTCAGTGGTATTCCGGTGCCGGTTGCGCCACCTGTCCCTCCAACTCTTCCCTTCCGAAGAAAATCGATGGCAGCAAGTCCATCTGGCAGCTCTGGAACACCAAAGGGTTGTCCTTCCAGTTCACTCCTGGCAGCGGAACCTTCGCCATAGGTGACGTAGTCACGGGTGGGACTTCCGGTGCCACGGCGACGGTGCGCCGGGTCTGGAACCTCGACGGCAAGTCTTACATTCAAATCACTTACGACAACACCGCCAGGGGCACCTCCAAATTTGTGGCGGGGGAGCGCATCAGCAGCGGGTCTAAGACGGGGACGAACCTGCAGTGGCCGCTCATGATCGGGAACCACGGCGCCGCCTACACCTGGAGGGGTACCGGAAAATCCCTTGTTCTGGACATAGGGGACAACGACAACCTCAAAGCCACCGACCCGACCATGGCGGGTCTGGGGGTGCAGCGGCTGGGGACCTACTTCGGTGATGGTACTAACGGGAAAAGCGGCTACAAGAAGGTCTATGTCTTTTTCATGATGAAGGTGAGCCCGACCTTCTTCAACAAGTGCCTCGATCCCGGGACCACCTGTGTCGCTGGCGGCTATGATGCGACCAAGGTAATAAAGGCTTTTGACCTCTGCTCCGGCTTCACCGGCGTGAGCGAGTGGGGAACCGCTGCAGACAGGGCTTTGGTTGACGCCAGCTGGGCCTACCGTGTCCCCGAGTACGGAATGAACTACAGCCTCTTCAACTTCATAGGCGGAGGGCTCTCTAACCCTCAGAACCTCTTTTACGGGGAGCATAATCGTGTAGCTACCGGCACCGCCCCCAACTACACAGTTGCCAACATCGTCAACAACCGGCCGCTGCGTAGCGGCACCACCCTGGACATCAACTCCTATATCAGCACCGGCGACTGGTACGGCGTCGAGCTTGCCGCGGACATAGGGACGAAGGGGAACAACGACGGCAGCACGGACTTCTGGATTTACGACAAAAATGGTGTAGAGAAGGGTCACTTTTCCGTTACGGGCCAGAACCATCTGATGTACTTCGATCATTTCTACAACAAGATCACGCTCGGTGGTAATCGCCTGAGCGGCCACGGCCTCACCGGCGGGCTGGACAGCCGCTGGTGGATAGATGACTTCATCATCAACGGATCCCGTATCGGTACCACTTATTTTCAGCTGCTTTCGGCCCAGGGGAACGCTGACGGCACCGCTCCGACTGCGAGCATCTCGGCTCCTGCCGGCGGGAGTACCGTGACCGGCACCACCACCGTCTCCATAGGTGCTTCCGACAACGTCGGAGTGAGCAAGGTGGAACTGTACGTTAACGGCGTGCTCCAGGGGAGCGACACTGCTGCTCCATACGCGGTGAGCTGGAACACAGCGAACGTGGCGAACAGTACCTACACCTTGACGGCGAAGGCATATGACGCCGCCGGTAACATCGGCCAGTCGGCTCCTGTCAGCGTCACTGTGAAGAACGTGGTGGGGGATACCACTGCCCCGACGGCTTCCATCAGCGCCCCGACCGCCAATGCGACCGTTTCCGGCACCACGCCGGTCTCGATGACTGCCAGCGATAACGTGGCGGTAAGCAAGGTAGAGCTGTACGTCAACGGAGCGTTGTATGGGATGGACGGAACGGCTCCCTACAGCATGTCATGGAACAGCGCTTCCTATCCCGACGGCGCGTACACCCTGACCGCGAAGGCGTACGATGCCGCCGGAAACGTGGGTACCTCCTCCGCAGTGAGCGTCAACGTCAAAAACACCGTGACCGCGACCAAGTACTCCCTCACCGCAAGCGCCGGCACGGGGGGGACTATCACCCCTGCGGGTACCACAAGCGTGACTTCCGGGGCCAGCCAGACCTATACCATCACCCCGGCGACCGGCTACAAGATCTCTGCGGTGAAAGTCGACGGCGCCTTGGTGGGGACGGCATCCAGCTACACCTTCTCCAACGTCACCGCGAATCATACAATCGCGGCGAGCTTTACCTCTACCACGGCGACTACCGTATTTGCGGTAAACTGCGGCGGCTCCCAGTACACGAGCACCGGCTCTGTCTCCTACTCGACTGACACCAGGTACACCGGTGGTGCAGCCTCCACCACGACCTCCACCATCACCGGTACTACCGACCAGACGCTGTACAAGAGCGAGCGCTGGGGGACGAGCTTCGGCTACAACATCCCGCTGCCGAACGGGACATACTCCGTGACCCTCAGGTTTGCCGAGTTTGCGTACAGCACAGTCGGTTCGCGCGTCTTCAATGTGGCGATTGGCGGCTCCACCGTTATCAGCAATCTCGACATCTACTCCAAGGTAGGGAAAAATGCTGCCTACGACGTGACCCTGCCGGTGACGGTGACCAACGGCACGATGAATATCCAGTTGAGCGGAAAGGTCGGGAATGCGAAGATCAACGCCATCCAGGTCAGACGCGTATAA
- the nadE gene encoding NAD(+) synthase: MAPEQLSPEVLRLDAKEETARITATIRTLLRNELKRRGIVVALSGGIDSSVTAALAVRAVGKERVFGLEMPELHSAKETTELSGAVISHLGIESRRLDIAPILEAEGFYREYDSAVRSVIPEYGAGWKSKIVISSSFENEGFSLHTLVAQAPDGTMQRVRLPLKPYLEIVAATNLKQRTRKMLEYYHADRLNYAVAGTPNRLEYDQGFFVKLGDGAADLKPIAHLYKSQVYQLAEHLGIPEEIRRRPPTTDTYSMPQGQDEFYFSLPYRQMDLCLYAKNHGIEPEELAPAIGLSAEQAQKVLEDIDTKRATTRYLHLRPLLIEKVPEIAY, from the coding sequence ATGGCACCAGAACAACTTTCACCGGAAGTGTTACGGCTCGACGCGAAGGAGGAGACCGCAAGGATCACCGCCACGATACGCACACTTTTGCGTAACGAGCTGAAGCGGCGCGGCATCGTCGTCGCCCTCTCGGGGGGGATCGACAGCAGCGTCACCGCCGCTCTCGCGGTACGCGCGGTGGGAAAGGAGAGGGTATTCGGGCTGGAGATGCCGGAGCTCCATTCGGCGAAGGAGACGACGGAGCTCAGCGGCGCGGTGATCAGCCACCTGGGGATCGAATCGAGGCGGCTGGACATCGCCCCGATCCTCGAGGCGGAGGGGTTCTACCGCGAGTACGACAGCGCGGTGCGCTCCGTCATACCGGAGTACGGCGCGGGGTGGAAATCGAAGATAGTCATATCGAGTTCCTTCGAGAACGAGGGGTTCAGTCTCCACACCCTCGTCGCCCAGGCACCCGACGGCACGATGCAGCGGGTGAGGCTGCCGCTCAAGCCGTACCTGGAGATTGTGGCCGCCACCAACCTGAAGCAGCGCACCAGGAAGATGCTCGAGTACTACCATGCCGACCGGCTGAACTATGCGGTGGCGGGTACCCCGAACCGGCTGGAGTACGACCAGGGGTTCTTCGTGAAGCTCGGGGATGGCGCGGCCGACCTCAAGCCGATCGCCCACCTGTACAAATCGCAGGTGTACCAGCTCGCCGAGCACCTGGGGATACCGGAGGAGATCCGCCGGCGCCCCCCGACGACCGACACCTACTCCATGCCGCAGGGGCAGGACGAGTTCTACTTCTCCCTCCCCTACCGCCAGATGGACCTCTGCCTGTACGCAAAAAACCACGGCATCGAGCCGGAAGAGCTCGCCCCGGCGATAGGGCTGTCGGCGGAGCAGGCGCAAAAGGTCCTGGAGGATATCGACACCAAGCGCGCGACCACGAGGTATCTGCACCTGCGCCCCCTGCTGATCGAGAAGGTGCCGGAGATCGCCTACTGA
- a CDS encoding acyl carrier protein, producing MREKIRLFIVDNFLFGDAKGLEDSTSLLGAGVVDSTGILEMVSFLEQEFAIKIQDEELVPEHLDSINSISLFLQRKLGVAT from the coding sequence ATGCGCGAGAAAATCAGGCTCTTCATCGTCGACAACTTCCTCTTCGGGGATGCGAAGGGGCTGGAGGACTCCACCTCCCTGCTCGGCGCCGGTGTGGTCGATTCCACCGGCATTCTTGAAATGGTGAGCTTCCTGGAACAGGAGTTCGCCATAAAGATCCAGGACGAGGAACTGGTCCCGGAGCACCTCGATTCCATCAACAGCATCTCGCTATTCCTGCAGAGAAAGCTGGGAGTAGCGACTTAA